From one Candidatus Nanopelagicales bacterium genomic stretch:
- a CDS encoding PAC2 family protein has product MVTAFEGWNDAGEAATDAIDHLRQVWDAEVLAEIDPDPFYDFQVTRPHVRVEGAGRTITWPTTRFYLARGADRDFVLVHGIEPNMRWRGFCEEILSVARDLDIELVVNLGALLADVPHTRPIPMTAFATAPQLIAEMGLEQSNYEGPTGIVGVLQHACDTAQINALSLWAAVPHYVSQTPCPKAAMALISGLEDVTGSAIALADLPDDAAAWQRGVEEMTQEDEEIREYVAQLERARDSEEMTEASGDAIAAEFERYLRRRS; this is encoded by the coding sequence ATGGTCACGGCGTTTGAGGGTTGGAACGACGCTGGCGAGGCCGCCACCGACGCGATCGATCATCTCCGCCAGGTGTGGGATGCCGAGGTGCTCGCCGAGATCGATCCAGACCCGTTCTACGATTTCCAGGTCACTCGACCGCACGTTCGGGTCGAAGGCGCTGGTCGAACGATTACCTGGCCCACCACGCGCTTCTACCTCGCCCGGGGCGCCGACCGGGACTTCGTCTTGGTTCACGGGATCGAGCCCAACATGCGCTGGCGAGGCTTCTGCGAGGAGATTCTCTCGGTTGCCCGAGACCTGGACATCGAACTGGTTGTCAACCTTGGTGCGCTCCTAGCAGATGTCCCCCACACGCGACCAATCCCTATGACGGCGTTCGCAACCGCGCCCCAACTGATCGCCGAGATGGGTTTGGAACAGTCCAACTACGAGGGACCGACGGGAATCGTCGGGGTGCTTCAGCATGCGTGCGACACCGCGCAGATCAATGCATTGTCGCTGTGGGCGGCAGTTCCACATTATGTTTCGCAGACGCCGTGCCCCAAGGCGGCGATGGCCCTGATCAGCGGACTTGAGGACGTGACCGGCTCGGCGATCGCGCTAGCCGACCTGCCCGACGATGCGGCTGCCTGGCAGCGAGGTGTCGAGGAGATGACGCAGGAGGATGAGGAGATCCGTGAGTACGTGGCGCAACTCGAGCGGGCGCGCGACAGCGAGGAAATGACCGAGGCGAGCGGGGATGCGATCGCCGCGGAGTTCGAACGTTATCTGCGGCGCCGCAGCTAG
- the pgi gene encoding glucose-6-phosphate isomerase yields the protein MPDYDPDGLTAAPAWKELESKFSHFGQTKLRELFEQDPDRAKTYTTTALGLHMDYSKQRVDQETLHLLLALAEQRGVRERAQEMFDGVHINVTEDRAVLHTALRDPRSVSLTVDGQDVVADVNDVLDKMAAFADKVRSGEWKGHTGKRIKTVINVGIGGSDLGPVMAHEALRYYSQRDMDFVYVSNVDGTDFAEAVEGLSADETLFIISSKTFTTQETMTNAHSARRWAMDQLFDDSAIAKHFVAVSTNAEAVGEFGIDVANMFGFWDWVGGRYSMDSAIGLSTMIAIGPDGFHELLAGFHDMDEHFRTAPFDANLPVLMGLLGIWNRNFLGCATVAVLPYEQYLKRFPAYLQQLTMESNGKHVTLTGQEVTYETGPIYWGEPGTNGQHSFYQMIHQGTSIIPCDFLFFAQPLNVVAATDAPDHHDLLVANVLAQSAALAFGKTAAEVAAEGVPADIVPHKVMEGNRPSTTIMAEKLDPRTLGKLVALYEHSVFTQGCIWGIDSFDQWGVELGKIMARKIVPVLVDGAMDPTLDSSTMALANKYRSDK from the coding sequence GTGCCCGACTATGACCCCGATGGCCTGACTGCCGCCCCCGCTTGGAAGGAACTTGAATCCAAGTTCAGCCACTTCGGTCAGACCAAGCTGCGTGAGCTCTTTGAGCAAGATCCCGACCGTGCAAAGACGTACACCACAACGGCACTTGGCTTGCACATGGACTACTCAAAACAGCGGGTGGACCAGGAGACTCTCCACCTCCTGCTCGCGCTGGCCGAGCAGCGCGGCGTCCGCGAACGCGCCCAGGAAATGTTCGACGGAGTTCACATCAACGTCACCGAAGATCGCGCCGTTCTCCACACTGCGCTGCGGGACCCACGCTCTGTATCGCTCACCGTCGACGGTCAGGACGTGGTCGCAGACGTCAATGACGTCTTGGACAAAATGGCTGCCTTCGCCGACAAGGTCCGCAGCGGCGAGTGGAAGGGCCACACCGGCAAGCGGATCAAGACGGTCATCAACGTCGGCATCGGTGGATCCGATCTGGGTCCTGTCATGGCGCACGAGGCTTTGCGCTACTACTCGCAGCGCGACATGGACTTCGTCTACGTGTCCAACGTCGATGGCACCGACTTTGCCGAGGCGGTAGAGGGACTGTCCGCCGACGAGACCCTCTTCATCATCTCTTCCAAGACCTTCACCACCCAGGAGACGATGACTAACGCCCACTCCGCACGTCGCTGGGCAATGGATCAACTCTTTGATGACTCTGCGATTGCCAAGCACTTTGTCGCCGTATCCACCAATGCCGAAGCCGTTGGTGAGTTCGGCATTGACGTTGCCAACATGTTCGGCTTCTGGGACTGGGTCGGCGGTCGGTATTCAATGGACAGCGCCATCGGCCTGTCGACGATGATCGCGATCGGTCCCGACGGCTTCCACGAGTTACTGGCCGGCTTCCACGACATGGACGAGCACTTCCGAACCGCGCCATTCGACGCCAACCTCCCGGTCTTGATGGGTCTGCTCGGAATCTGGAATCGCAACTTCCTCGGCTGCGCGACCGTCGCGGTGTTGCCCTACGAGCAGTATCTGAAGCGATTCCCGGCCTACTTGCAACAACTAACGATGGAGAGCAACGGCAAGCACGTCACGTTGACCGGACAAGAGGTCACGTACGAAACGGGACCGATCTACTGGGGCGAACCTGGAACCAACGGACAGCACAGCTTCTACCAAATGATTCATCAGGGCACGTCCATCATTCCTTGCGACTTCCTCTTCTTCGCCCAGCCGCTCAACGTCGTTGCGGCCACCGATGCGCCTGATCACCATGACTTGTTGGTTGCCAACGTGCTGGCCCAATCGGCAGCGCTGGCCTTTGGCAAGACGGCAGCGGAGGTAGCTGCCGAAGGCGTGCCGGCCGACATCGTGCCGCACAAGGTGATGGAGGGGAACCGACCGTCCACGACGATCATGGCCGAGAAGCTCGACCCCCGAACCCTTGGCAAGTTGGTCGCACTCTATGAGCACTCCGTGTTCACCCAGGGCTGCATCTGGGGGATCGACTCGTTCGACCAGTGGGGCGTGGAACTGGGCAAGATCATGGCGAGGAAGATCGTCCCCGTGCTGGTGGACGGAGCCATGGATCCGACACTGGACTCCTCGACAATGGCTCTTGCCAACAAGTACCGCTCCGACAAGTAA
- the zwf gene encoding glucose-6-phosphate dehydrogenase, translating into MTLQASDRLVIFGITGDLARKMTLPTLYRLERRGILRVPILAVAFDDWTHEQLVKHAYDSIETVEGSVDKAVFARLAQRLTYCHGDFKDPALYDEITKKIAGSVAPTYYLEIPPNLFVTVAQQLVAAGLMKGDARIVFEKPFGTSYESAVELNKTLHAIMREDQIYRLDHYLGKEPVLDLLYLRFSNTMFEPLWQNHYVDSIMITMAEDFGVADRGSFYDVVGTVRDVVQNHLLQVLALTTMEVPVSDISTPRIDIFRAMPDADPAHVVRGQYAGYQDVKGVKQGSTTETFVALKLLINSWRWSGVPVFIRAGKCLPMKATEVVIRMKKLKPIYINGRLRESHWYDDYILRLGGDAGISLSVRVKSPGEDNVEPVKLSVDFSKALGDVPEPYELLLTSAMHGDRGFFPDERTVEETWRIVEPILQMDSPPEIYEPGSWGPKAAIDMTASHGGWRVPTL; encoded by the coding sequence ACTTGAACGCAGGGGGATCCTCCGGGTCCCGATCCTGGCCGTTGCCTTCGATGACTGGACCCATGAGCAGTTGGTCAAGCATGCCTACGATTCGATCGAGACCGTAGAGGGATCAGTCGACAAGGCCGTGTTCGCTCGTTTGGCCCAACGCCTCACCTACTGCCACGGCGATTTCAAAGACCCCGCGCTCTACGACGAGATCACCAAGAAGATCGCTGGATCAGTCGCGCCCACCTACTACCTGGAGATTCCACCGAACCTCTTCGTCACCGTTGCCCAACAACTCGTCGCCGCCGGTCTCATGAAAGGCGATGCCCGGATCGTCTTCGAGAAGCCCTTCGGCACAAGTTATGAGTCGGCCGTTGAACTCAACAAGACGCTCCACGCGATCATGCGTGAGGACCAGATCTACCGCCTCGACCACTACTTGGGCAAAGAGCCCGTGCTTGACCTGCTGTACCTACGGTTCTCGAACACGATGTTCGAGCCCCTGTGGCAGAACCACTACGTCGACAGCATCATGATCACTATGGCCGAGGACTTCGGGGTCGCCGACCGTGGATCGTTCTACGACGTGGTCGGCACGGTTCGCGACGTGGTCCAGAACCACCTGCTGCAGGTCTTGGCCCTGACCACGATGGAAGTGCCGGTCAGTGACATTTCGACGCCGCGAATTGACATTTTCCGGGCCATGCCAGACGCCGATCCTGCTCATGTGGTCCGAGGACAGTACGCGGGCTATCAGGACGTCAAGGGCGTGAAGCAGGGATCGACAACCGAGACATTCGTGGCTCTCAAACTGCTCATCAACAGCTGGCGCTGGTCCGGAGTCCCAGTGTTCATCAGAGCCGGCAAGTGTCTACCGATGAAGGCGACCGAGGTCGTCATCCGCATGAAGAAGCTGAAACCGATCTACATCAATGGTCGACTGCGGGAATCGCACTGGTACGACGACTACATCCTTCGACTCGGTGGCGATGCCGGCATCTCCTTGTCAGTGCGGGTTAAGTCTCCGGGCGAAGACAACGTTGAGCCGGTGAAGTTGAGCGTCGACTTCTCCAAGGCGCTTGGCGACGTACCCGAGCCTTACGAACTCCTGCTCACCAGCGCTATGCACGGCGATCGAGGCTTCTTCCCTGACGAGCGAACGGTCGAGGAGACCTGGCGCATTGTCGAGCCAATCCTGCAGATGGACTCCCCACCGGAGATCTACGAGCCGGGAAGCTGGGGACCCAAGGCCGCCATTGATATGACCGCAAGCCACGGGGGCTGGCGAGTTCCCACCCTCTGA